AGTTATGTGTATCTAATATTGCATACATTGCATGTCTCGTTTTGAATGAATGATTTCTGCTTGTGCAAATGCTTTGTTGAGCTCTTCAACCAAATAATTATCCTGATATGGGGGGGTGGAACTGAAAACCTGTACCTTCAGAATCTATGTAAGCAGCCGCACAACGGTCCAGATGGAGCGATTGATGTGTTGCTGCTGCATGTTGTTGGCGTCCTCTTGCGGTGTACTACAAGAATGCACGCAACGCGATGTTTCCCACTATGCTTTGCGGGCGGAAGAAGCCCAGAAGAATAGTTTTATTTACGCATGCGCACCCGTCTTCCTTCCTTTTCGACATTCTACTCGAACGAGACAAGATGGGACATCAGAGCCTCTACTGGAGTCACCCAAGAAAATTCGGTCAGGGATCCCGATCCTGGTCAGTCTTGTTCAATATATTGTTTAGTATTTGTTATTATTCAATTTCGAGTACATTTCAGAGTTCGGAAGTTTTTCACGGACCCAAATTCTTAGTGTACAATTCGAACCACATGGAGTCTTCGCTCGACCTAATATGGCTGCCGATGTGGATTAACGCCCGACTCTCACATTGTTCTCGTATGTTAAATTTAGCAGTTTGCAATTTCTAGTAATGTTTCTAGTGAAAATGTATTTCCAGCCATCAATATACCCCTCAATCTGAATGTTGCCGGTTTATCCACTGCTACAACTTCGCGGCCAAAATTATTAGCTTCTAACGTtagtagctacagtacaggagcTCGTTAAGTTGGCGTGAAGCTAACATTGGCTATGTGGAAAACTGGTTAGCCGACATCAGTTATCTGGGTACAGTTGAATGCGCTTGAACTTGCTGGACATTTTTATTAAATCACCTTCGCCGTGTTAATCTAAGTGCATTATTTGTTTTTCAGCCGGGTATGCTCGAACAGACATGGTCTGATCCGTAAATACGGGCTCAACATGTGCCGCCAGTGCTTCAGGCAGTACGCGAATGACATCGGCTTTGTCAAGGCAAGTATTTGTTTGCACTGTATTCTTGCAAATGTAACTTGGTCACCGTTGACTATTAGTTGACATTACCGATGGTATATGCTAATATAAGGGGTGTAAAGAATGTAACGCATTCTTCCTCTGGACGATGTACTATACAGGGTATAAGGCTACAATGTTCATGGTTTTCCATTCTTGACAGAAATTGATTCCTTGTAATACATTTATTCTAACCATGATGCTTTATGTACACAGCTGGACTAACTGCATTGGATGCTGAAGTTTCCCCACTGGATGCGAAACCAACATGGGATGTTGCATTATTGCAAATAAATGTTTCAGTCCAACATAGTTGTCTTGTTTTTTGTTGGTCTACATTGTCTAACTTGTTCCACTGAGATCatagtgtctgcgggttttcgcccCACCCTTGTATTTgattgaattaaggtcactaattagtaaggacctcacctggttgtctatagGTCTTAATGGACAGGGGGAAACTAAACCCTCTGACACTCAGCACTCGAGTGAGTTAGATGGTGACTCAGGATAAACTGGTTGAATTACAATATCACATGGGGTTACTTATAAAAGTTCGGCCTATTCACCCATGTGATGTACAATCTAGTGTAAAAGTTCTTAGGAAATGGCCACTTGTGTTAAGCTTATTCCAAGGTTGTAACTAATTCAAACAATGTTTTGTTGGAAATTTGAGTATTTCCTTGCTGGTATTGAGCGTTGAACCTCTTCCTGGGTAACATCGAGGGCTGCTGCAAGTAATCACTCTGTACCATTACTTGAGGTTTAAATAATGTTTGATAGATTTATGTAAATGTACATGGCTGTTTACACAGATTCCCCCCCCAACTAATTGGTATTTTCAGCAATTGCATATATTTCAGCGCTGATCTGATTGATCATAATACCATTTAAAAGAGaatttggctgcctgtgtaaacgggGTATACCGTACCAATTTTTACATACTTCAGCCATTTCGGGTTTAGGGAGTAAAATGTTAGTGCAGACAATCCTTTCAAAGTGCAATTGATACTGATTAGTAGCAAATTACATGCATGATGCTCACCCACACATTGGGTTTGTGTGTCCTAATATCCCCTGAAGTTTACTATAAAAGGGAATGAGCAAGTGCACACTTGGGGGGGAAAGAATTGGGACGTAGCAATTTTTTCCCCCCCAACCAGGTGGACACATGTGTGATTGTCTTTGTAGTTTGTGATAAACAATGAGCTTCAAAGTAACAACCAGGCGTTTGAAGGATAGGAGTAACAGGATGTGGTGAATTTAACTCGTCTGATCACCTTTGTGCATTTGAAGTGTTTATAATACTGCCTCAAATGTACGATCACTTCTAAAGTAATTATATTTGACTATTTGAGAGGTGTCTGAGACAGGCCTATACTGAACAAATATGATTGTTACAATTTCTaagatttcactgagttacagttcatataaggaaatcagtctattgaaataagcccctaatctatggatttcacatgatggCAGAGGTGCAGCCGTAAGCCcacccaatcagaatgagttttcccccacaaaatggCATTACAAACATAAATACttgttggaggcagtttatgatCGAGGCaggaacattaaattctctggcaacagctttagTGAACATTCctagtcagcatgtcaattgcaagCTTCCTCAACTTGTGGCATTGTTTTGTGACTGCATATtttaagtggccttttattgtctcaagtgcaaggtgcacctgtgtaatgatcatgctgtttactcAGCTTTGTGATATGCCATATGTTtcaggtggctggattatcttggcaaaggaggaaTACTCATTAACGGATGTAATCAAATTTGTGCATTTTaatagaaataagcttttttgccTATGGAAAATgtgtttcagctcatgaaacatgggaccaacactttacatgtgtttttgttcagtgtactagtTGCGTGGGTTGATGTCTACACACGGTGTTGGTGAGTTTTTTTTGTTGCCACTTGGTGGCACACACGCTGTATTTTTAAATGTATCCTAACAATATATTGTTGTGGAGGTGCTCAGGGGCCCCCTCCAATTCAAAGGaccttattggcatgggaaacatgattgcatttccaaagcaagtgaaatagattacTAACAAGAGTGAAATaaacaaatgaacagtaaacataacACTCAAAAGTTTCAGAGTAATAGTGACATTTCAAGTGACatcatggctatgtacagtgttgtaattgtgcaaatagttgaagtacaaaagggaaaataaagataaatatgcaacctggtctcagagcatttcatattattctgtacttaaatccgagacactccatttagtatgttacattttgtatggtatgtattcatttgtggatgtccaccCATTTTGTATGATCTGTCCCAAATTACAATTCATactatgttatgaatttgcaaaacatacaatTTGGAATATGATATTTTACTAATTCTAGCTAGGTttctaaagttagctagctggctaaccttAGTTAGGCTAGTGGTTAAGTTTAGGAGAAGGGTTAGGGGAATatgctaagtagttgaaaagttgttgTTAATGAGATTTGAACtctcaacctttgggttgctagatgtttgtGTTATACTTCAACCCCTACCAACAaccctactttagtttttgcctGAAGTAACCATCTGTTTAatttaaccataccaaacataacatatactCATTTGATTATTTTggttttacatttactatgttttgtctagtctatgagaccaggctgaaatATAGgtggtatttacaatggtgtttgttcttcactggttgctcttttcttgtggcaacaggtcacaactcttgctgctgtgatggcgcactgtggtatttcacccagtagatatgggagttt
This region of Salvelinus alpinus chromosome 8, SLU_Salpinus.1, whole genome shotgun sequence genomic DNA includes:
- the LOC139582227 gene encoding small ribosomal subunit protein uS14-like isoform X2, producing MGHQSLYWSHPRKFGQGSRSCRVCSNRHGLIRKYGLNMCRQCFRQYANDIGFVKASICLHCILANVTWSPLTIS
- the LOC139582227 gene encoding small ribosomal subunit protein uS14-like isoform X1; its protein translation is MFPTMLCGRKKPRRIVLFTHAHPSSFLFDILLERDKMGHQSLYWSHPRKFGQGSRSCRVCSNRHGLIRKYGLNMCRQCFRQYANDIGFVKLD